The genomic DNA ATTAGAATCAGTCCTTGATGCCGATAGCTCTGAAATTAGTAAATTCCGAGGCGATCGCCTGGAATTATACCGCCTGTTTACTAACTTAATCGGTAATGCGATCAAATTCACCGATGCTGGTAATATTGACATCTGCGTGCGGGTAATAAAAAACCCGATTTTTACTAATAGCTGGAACAAAGCCGTTTCATCATTAGCGGTCGAGATCCAAGATACCGGGCCCGGTATCTCTCCAGAGGAAAAAGCAAAGTTATTTGAAAGGTTCGGGCCCGGAACTCATAAACGTTCTGGTACTGGCTTAGGTTTACACCTGTGCCGGCAAATTGCCGAAGCTCATCACGGCGCGATCGAGGTTAAGTCTGAATTAGGGAAGGGAAGTTTATTTACTGTCCGCTTGCCTTCGCAATTTTAGGTTAAGGCAATCGGATTTCTTTTTAATAAAAAGGAGAAGGAGTCTTGACACTGGAAGGTAAAGAGCTTTTCCTAGAATCGGCACTCTTTATTTTTATGCCTGCTAACGCACGTCATGCTATTAAAGCAGTGACAAACCTGATAACACTATTGACAAATCTCTTTTTAAGATTTTTTCACAAGGAGTCGTCATGACAAATAAAATTGACATAAACAAATCTGTGCCGCGCGAGCGATGGGGTGAATTTTTCGATCAGTTTTCAGATGGTAATCGCGGACGGCATATTTCCATCGAAGTCATCAATTCAGAACTCGGTAATGCAGAATTGATCAAGAATGCACCTTTGATGGCGATGGTTTACGATCGCCCTGGCAAAGGGGATGATTTGGTGATTGAAGTGGGTAAAGATGAGGTGACTTATGCTCACACGATCGATTCACCAACTGAAATTTTAACCGGACAGGAATAAAACGGCGCGATCGTAGCTATTCGGATTAGTGACGCTGCTGGGACACAAACATTGATTAAGCTACAAGCTACTTGAATAATATAGCTAGGGACTAAGGGGTAGGGACTCTCTTGCTAGGGCAAGAGGGAAGAGGGGAATAGAATCGGGGTTTGAGTTATTCAGAGCGTCCTCACCGTCTTGGCGGTTGCTATAAATGCGTAAAAACTTACTGGGTTCAGCTTATTTAAGCACCCAATCTTTCATCACCTACAATCAATAATCCTCAGCAGTCAATATGTCTGAAATTCAAAACAAAGTAGTAATTATCACCGGAGCCAGCAGTGGATTAGGTGAGGCGACAGCACAGCGACTTGGTGCTAATGGAGCCAAACTAATGCTAGCTGCCCGCCGCGAAGATCGGCTCAAAGAATTGGTTGAGGCGATCGCCCAATCGGGAGGAACTGCAACCTACCGGGTAACAGATGTCACAGATTGCGCCCAGGTGGAAGCCTTAGCAAAGGAAACTTTGAGTACCTACGGCCGGATCGACGTGCTAATCAATAATGCTGGCTTGATGCCACTCTCTCCCCTCGACCAAGTAAAGGTTGAAGAATGGGATCGGACGATCGATGTCAACATCAAGGGCGTTCTCTATGGGATTGCTGCCGTGTTGCCGATTATGCGTCAGCAAAAATCTGGTCACATCATTAACGTATCGTCTGTGGCCGGACATAAAGTGTTTCCGGGGTCAGCAGTCTACTGTGCTACTAAGTACGCAGTACGAGCGATCTCTGAAGGGTTGCGGCTAGAGTCAAACGGTGAAATCCGTTCGACGAATATCTCACCAGGAGCCGTTGCTACTGAATTGACGACCACGATTAGCGATCTAGATACAGCAGCGAAAATGAAGGCTCTTTATGCGATCGCCATTGATGCAGATGCCATTGCCCGCGCGATCGCCTACGCCATTGAACAGCCCAGTGATGTTGATGTCAATGAAATCATCATCCGTCCAACCCGTCAAGAACTGTAGATTAAGGGGGCGATCGCAAAGCAAAAAACAGTTAAGTAGAAGGAAG from Kamptonema formosum PCC 6407 includes the following:
- a CDS encoding DUF5335 family protein codes for the protein MTNKIDINKSVPRERWGEFFDQFSDGNRGRHISIEVINSELGNAELIKNAPLMAMVYDRPGKGDDLVIEVGKDEVTYAHTIDSPTEILTGQE
- a CDS encoding SDR family oxidoreductase is translated as MSEIQNKVVIITGASSGLGEATAQRLGANGAKLMLAARREDRLKELVEAIAQSGGTATYRVTDVTDCAQVEALAKETLSTYGRIDVLINNAGLMPLSPLDQVKVEEWDRTIDVNIKGVLYGIAAVLPIMRQQKSGHIINVSSVAGHKVFPGSAVYCATKYAVRAISEGLRLESNGEIRSTNISPGAVATELTTTISDLDTAAKMKALYAIAIDADAIARAIAYAIEQPSDVDVNEIIIRPTRQEL